From the Hyphomicrobium sp. ghe19 genome, one window contains:
- a CDS encoding cytochrome b/b6 domain-containing protein, protein MSIAHESAASQGPLIYRQALITRLTHWTWAVCLFFLLLSGLQIFNAHPTLYIGNQSGFGFDNAVLSMRAVDTPNGPEGRTNILGHEFNTTGVFGVSGSADNPSYRGIPAALTIPSYRDLGTGRVVHFFFAWLLVATLIVWLMASLANGHLRRDLAPTRNDLENFPHDVKEHVRFRFHHGKSYNVLQKLAYCVVLFVLFPLIIATGLTMSPGIDAGFPWLVEIFGGRQTARTLHFLAMFLLVLFFFVHVMMVLLAGPINELRSMITGWYRTSPDKVANEGKKP, encoded by the coding sequence ATGTCTATCGCTCATGAAAGCGCGGCGTCGCAAGGACCGCTCATCTACCGCCAGGCCCTCATTACGCGGCTCACCCATTGGACCTGGGCCGTTTGCCTGTTCTTTCTTCTGTTGTCGGGGCTGCAGATCTTCAATGCGCATCCGACGCTCTACATCGGCAATCAGAGCGGCTTCGGATTCGACAACGCCGTTCTGAGCATGCGTGCCGTCGACACACCTAATGGCCCCGAGGGCCGGACGAACATCCTTGGACACGAATTCAATACCACCGGCGTCTTCGGTGTGAGCGGCTCCGCGGACAACCCGAGCTATCGCGGTATTCCGGCAGCGCTCACAATTCCCTCGTACCGGGATCTCGGGACGGGACGTGTCGTTCATTTCTTCTTTGCATGGCTGCTCGTTGCGACGCTGATCGTTTGGCTGATGGCAAGCCTCGCCAACGGCCACCTGCGCCGCGACCTCGCACCGACGCGCAACGATCTGGAGAATTTTCCGCACGACGTTAAAGAGCACGTGCGCTTCCGCTTTCATCACGGCAAGAGTTACAACGTTCTCCAGAAACTTGCCTACTGCGTCGTGCTTTTCGTCTTGTTTCCCTTGATCATCGCAACCGGACTGACGATGAGCCCAGGCATTGACGCGGGATTTCCCTGGCTGGTCGAAATCTTCGGCGGCCGCCAGACGGCGCGCACGCTCCACTTCCTCGCGATGTTCCTGCTCGTCCTGTTTTTCTTCGTCCACGTGATGATGGTTTTATTGGCGGGCCCCATCAACGAACTGCGCTCGATGATAACGGGGTGGTATCGAACAAGCCCCGACAAGGTCGCGAATGAAGGGAAGAAGCCATGA
- a CDS encoding pentapeptide MXKDX repeat protein: MALHIRSIFLTVALIAAGSLASPAFADDSMSKSGDAMQSDSMTKDSAAMKKDSMGSGAMTKDSMGKDAMGSGAMKKDSMGSDAMGQTAHDSMAPEKK; the protein is encoded by the coding sequence ATGGCCCTTCACATTCGCAGTATCTTCCTCACAGTCGCTCTCATCGCTGCCGGTTCGCTGGCGAGCCCCGCTTTTGCCGATGATTCCATGAGCAAATCGGGCGACGCCATGCAAAGCGACAGCATGACCAAGGATTCCGCCGCAATGAAAAAGGATAGTATGGGGTCCGGCGCAATGACCAAAGACAGCATGGGTAAAGATGCCATGGGTTCAGGCGCGATGAAGAAGGACAGTATGGGGTCGGACGCCATGGGCCAGACGGCTCATGACTCGATGGCTCCGGAAAAGAAGTAA
- a CDS encoding DUF2165 family protein, with protein MLITRYAKIVMCLALGAVCLLVAFNNITDYGTNYVFVQHVLSMDSTLPGSNLKYRAISNPLLWETAYAAIITAEALTGVLFIGGAASLWRTRKAPAEVFNRAKGYAIAGGTLAFLVWFFGFMGIGGEWFAMWESQTWNGQQSAFRFYMTMLAVLVFLNQPDSDLE; from the coding sequence ATGCTCATAACGCGCTATGCCAAGATCGTAATGTGCCTGGCGCTCGGCGCGGTTTGCCTATTGGTTGCTTTCAACAACATCACAGATTACGGCACGAACTACGTATTCGTGCAGCACGTGCTGAGCATGGACAGCACGTTGCCCGGCAGCAACCTCAAGTACCGGGCGATCTCAAATCCTCTCCTTTGGGAAACGGCATACGCCGCGATCATAACGGCGGAGGCTCTGACCGGCGTTTTGTTCATCGGCGGAGCGGCATCGCTTTGGCGTACGCGTAAGGCGCCGGCCGAGGTATTCAACCGTGCAAAGGGTTATGCGATTGCCGGGGGTACGCTTGCGTTCCTCGTCTGGTTCTTCGGCTTCATGGGGATAGGCGGCGAATGGTTCGCGATGTGGGAATCGCAAACGTGGAACGGCCAACAGTCGGCCTTCCGGTTCTATATGACGATGCTTGCGGTGTTGGTTTTTCTAAATCAGCCCGATTCCGATTTGGAGTGA
- a CDS encoding aliphatic sulfonate ABC transporter substrate-binding protein, whose product MKFWDRARASLALGFALILSSAANAADKITEIRIDWATYNPVSLALKDNGLLEKEFEKDGIAIRWVQSLGSNKALEFLNASSLDFGSTAGAAALVGKINGNPIKSIYVYSRPEWTALVTRPDTGITKVADLKGKRIAATRGTDPHIFLVRALQDVGLTEKDVTVVVLQHGDGKAALIRGDVDAWAGLDPLMASAEIENGAKLFHRNREANSWGVLNVREAFANEHPDIVKRVLAAYEKAREWSIAHPAELQKLLVTATKLPDAVIAKQLGERTDLTFSKIGPLQRDTILAAGLALQKAEVIKPDVDVAAIVDSLIDAKFSTASN is encoded by the coding sequence ATGAAATTTTGGGATCGGGCCCGGGCATCGCTAGCCCTTGGCTTCGCGCTTATTTTGTCTTCTGCAGCGAACGCTGCGGATAAGATCACAGAAATCAGAATCGATTGGGCAACGTACAATCCTGTTTCGCTGGCGCTCAAGGACAATGGGCTTCTCGAAAAGGAATTCGAGAAGGACGGGATCGCGATCCGCTGGGTCCAGTCCCTCGGCTCCAACAAAGCACTCGAGTTTCTCAACGCGAGTTCGCTCGACTTCGGATCGACTGCAGGTGCAGCCGCGCTCGTCGGAAAGATCAACGGCAATCCGATCAAATCGATTTACGTTTATTCGCGACCGGAATGGACTGCGCTCGTGACGCGGCCGGATACCGGGATAACCAAGGTTGCCGATCTCAAGGGCAAGCGCATTGCGGCGACGCGCGGCACCGATCCACATATCTTTCTCGTCCGGGCTCTCCAGGACGTGGGCCTGACGGAGAAGGACGTAACTGTCGTTGTTCTTCAGCATGGTGACGGCAAAGCTGCGCTCATTCGTGGGGATGTCGACGCTTGGGCGGGCCTCGATCCTCTCATGGCTTCCGCCGAGATCGAGAATGGCGCGAAGCTCTTTCATAGAAACCGCGAAGCCAACAGCTGGGGTGTGCTCAACGTCCGGGAAGCCTTCGCCAACGAACATCCGGACATCGTCAAGCGCGTGCTCGCAGCTTATGAAAAAGCTCGTGAATGGTCGATTGCTCATCCGGCGGAGCTGCAAAAATTACTCGTAACGGCGACCAAGCTTCCGGACGCGGTCATTGCCAAGCAGCTCGGCGAACGCACCGATCTCACATTCTCCAAGATCGGGCCGTTGCAGCGGGACACGATATTGGCCGCCGGGCTCGCGCTTCAGAAAGCCGAGGTGATCAAACCGGATGTCGATGTCGCTGCAATCGTCGACTCGCTGATCGATGCCAAGTTTTCGACTGCTTCCAACTAG
- a CDS encoding ABC transporter permease, translated as MRGLTPIFVGFILPITLGLGWEIAVRSGVADGRLVPPPSRIGETLLELAQSGELLLHIKATCLRVLAGFSAGTLAGTLLGAIAGYSLLTRRLVDPTLQALRAVPSIAWVPLFILWFGIFEASKVILIAVGVLFPVYLGVLGAILSVDRKIVEVGRVFRLSPFALTRRVLLPSILPAYVVALRGGLGLGWMFVVAAEFMGASEGLGYLLVDGQQLGKPQQIVTAILIFAILGQISDWLLSTAAAPFLRWQDSFSASD; from the coding sequence ATGCGCGGGCTTACCCCTATTTTCGTCGGCTTCATTTTGCCAATCACGCTAGGGCTCGGATGGGAAATTGCCGTCCGCTCCGGTGTTGCCGACGGACGCCTTGTGCCGCCGCCGTCGCGGATTGGCGAAACGCTATTGGAACTCGCCCAATCCGGAGAACTGTTGCTGCACATCAAGGCGACGTGTCTGCGCGTCCTCGCCGGCTTCAGCGCCGGGACGCTCGCCGGCACGCTACTCGGAGCCATCGCCGGTTATTCGTTGCTCACGCGCCGGCTTGTCGATCCGACGCTTCAAGCATTGAGAGCGGTTCCCTCGATCGCGTGGGTTCCGCTTTTCATTCTCTGGTTCGGAATTTTCGAGGCTTCGAAGGTCATTCTTATTGCGGTCGGCGTTCTGTTTCCTGTCTATCTCGGCGTTCTCGGCGCCATTCTGTCGGTCGATCGGAAAATCGTCGAGGTTGGGCGTGTCTTTCGGCTGTCGCCGTTCGCGCTCACACGGCGTGTGCTGTTACCCTCCATCCTTCCGGCTTATGTCGTCGCGCTCCGAGGCGGTCTTGGCCTCGGCTGGATGTTTGTCGTGGCGGCGGAGTTCATGGGCGCTTCCGAAGGGCTTGGGTATCTTTTGGTCGACGGCCAGCAGCTCGGAAAGCCACAACAGATCGTAACGGCTATACTGATCTTCGCCATTCTCGGTCAAATTTCCGATTGGCTGCTCTCCACTGCCGCGGCGCCATTCCTTCGCTGGCAAGACTCCTTCTCGGCCAGCGATTGA
- a CDS encoding ABC transporter ATP-binding protein — protein sequence MLEAHQIRKMYPNGTVALHDVSLNVTAGEIVVIVGGSGCGKSTLLRVLSGLEKPSAGWVAVDGAPIEAPHPAVGMIFQEPRLMPWLTVQQNVGFGLSHLSKAERRARIEEVLARVGLADYGRHWPRELSGGQSQRVSIARALVTQPSVLLLDEPFSALDAFTRIELQDHLLELWAGGQQTLVLVTHDIEEAVALATRLVVLKPAPGRIATTFDVQLGQPRSRLSIEFGDEKKRLLAALDDSLSESRAHVAG from the coding sequence ATGCTTGAAGCGCACCAGATTCGAAAAATGTATCCGAACGGCACAGTCGCGCTCCACGACGTTTCGTTGAATGTGACTGCAGGCGAGATTGTTGTGATCGTCGGTGGCTCGGGATGCGGAAAGAGCACCTTGCTCCGCGTGTTGTCGGGCCTTGAAAAACCATCAGCGGGCTGGGTTGCGGTCGATGGCGCGCCGATCGAAGCACCTCATCCGGCGGTTGGCATGATCTTTCAAGAACCGCGGCTGATGCCTTGGCTGACCGTCCAGCAAAATGTTGGATTCGGACTGTCTCACCTCTCAAAGGCTGAGAGGCGGGCGCGGATCGAAGAGGTTCTCGCGCGGGTTGGACTTGCCGATTACGGCCGCCATTGGCCGCGCGAGCTCTCGGGCGGTCAAAGTCAAAGGGTATCGATCGCGCGTGCGCTCGTCACACAGCCGAGTGTTCTCCTGCTCGATGAACCGTTCTCGGCACTCGACGCCTTCACGCGCATCGAGCTTCAGGATCATTTGCTCGAATTGTGGGCGGGCGGCCAGCAGACGCTGGTGCTGGTTACGCATGACATCGAAGAGGCGGTGGCGCTGGCAACGCGGCTCGTCGTGCTGAAGCCGGCCCCGGGGCGAATAGCAACGACGTTCGACGTGCAGCTAGGTCAGCCACGCAGCCGTCTCTCGATCGAATTCGGAGACGAGAAGAAGCGTCTTCTTGCGGCACTCGACGATTCCCTCTCCGAATCTCGCGCGCACGTTGCCGGCTAG
- a CDS encoding DUF4239 domain-containing protein: MSHYLSSLPLWLGTLLVVVIPTAAAMIGTVFVRHKVGLERLTSNNEIAGFKFATVGVIYAVLLAFAVIVVWERFSDAETAVLQEAGASATLYRLSAGPVPDSVVMRNALSNYLALAIEKDWPRMAGEDASEDVRKALDDLYLAVIRASSANGAPSAVYTEMFKQLDALTQSRRTRIQLAAGIVPSVLWLVLVCGAILTVGFTFFFGTENLSAQVLMTGILSTIVFMGLLVIVSIDHPFTGPVHIDSEALSRVLTDFGHRT; this comes from the coding sequence ATGTCGCATTACCTGTCCTCACTCCCTCTTTGGCTTGGAACGCTCCTGGTCGTCGTCATCCCAACGGCAGCCGCGATGATCGGCACAGTATTCGTCCGGCACAAAGTCGGACTGGAGCGTTTGACGTCGAACAATGAAATTGCCGGCTTTAAATTTGCGACCGTTGGCGTCATCTACGCGGTCCTTCTGGCATTCGCGGTAATCGTCGTCTGGGAGCGCTTTAGCGATGCCGAAACCGCTGTCCTTCAAGAAGCGGGGGCATCCGCAACGCTTTATCGACTCTCCGCTGGCCCTGTCCCTGACTCGGTTGTGATGCGGAACGCGCTTAGCAACTATCTGGCTCTCGCGATTGAGAAAGACTGGCCGCGAATGGCCGGAGAAGACGCGAGCGAAGATGTCCGGAAAGCACTGGATGATCTTTACCTGGCGGTAATTCGCGCCAGCAGCGCGAACGGCGCCCCGTCGGCGGTATATACCGAGATGTTCAAACAGCTCGACGCCCTTACCCAGTCTCGGCGAACGAGAATTCAGCTTGCCGCCGGCATCGTGCCAAGCGTTCTGTGGCTTGTCTTGGTTTGTGGAGCGATCCTCACAGTCGGATTCACGTTCTTCTTTGGAACCGAAAATCTCAGCGCTCAAGTTTTGATGACAGGTATCTTATCGACGATCGTCTTTATGGGCCTGCTCGTGATCGTTTCAATCGATCATCCCTTCACCGGACCCGTGCATATCGATAGCGAAGCTCTCAGTAGGGTTCTCACAGATTTCGGCCATCGCACCTGA
- a CDS encoding STAS domain-containing protein, producing MANKLTSKSISLDGLLTIRTAATAKSQILGALQGVQNLTIEIPPDSDADIAGIQVVLAARNQAANESKQLSLSSPISGRFLEVMEKAGFMECLDAGDRGFWLHDQVNK from the coding sequence ATGGCAAATAAACTCACTTCGAAGTCGATTAGTCTCGACGGATTGTTGACAATACGTACTGCCGCAACGGCCAAGTCTCAGATTCTCGGCGCTCTTCAGGGCGTGCAGAACCTCACGATCGAAATTCCTCCGGATTCGGATGCCGATATAGCCGGGATACAGGTCGTGCTGGCGGCAAGAAATCAAGCGGCCAACGAATCAAAACAGCTTTCTCTATCAAGTCCGATTTCCGGCCGGTTTCTGGAAGTCATGGAAAAGGCGGGTTTCATGGAATGCCTGGACGCCGGTGATAGAGGGTTTTGGCTCCACGATCAGGTGAATAAATGA
- a CDS encoding response regulator, translating to MTASILTVDDSSSIRVAIKIALSGAGYSVTEAVDGADGIRKANAGKFDLIVTDLNMPVMDGLTMIEELRKIPAHCGTPIIFLTTESDAAMKQRAKAAGATGWLTKPFDAETLVKIVKKVLGK from the coding sequence ATGACAGCCTCAATTTTGACGGTCGATGATTCTTCCAGCATCCGGGTTGCGATTAAGATCGCTCTCAGCGGAGCCGGATACTCCGTTACTGAGGCCGTTGATGGAGCGGACGGGATCCGAAAGGCCAACGCAGGCAAGTTTGATCTGATCGTGACCGACCTGAATATGCCGGTCATGGACGGCCTGACAATGATCGAGGAACTGCGAAAAATACCGGCGCATTGCGGAACGCCGATTATTTTCCTGACGACCGAGTCTGACGCCGCAATGAAGCAGCGAGCCAAGGCCGCTGGGGCCACGGGCTGGCTGACCAAGCCGTTCGACGCAGAAACCTTGGTGAAGATCGTCAAGAAGGTCCTTGGAAAATGA
- a CDS encoding chemotaxis protein CheA: MSANLDPVATFRTEARELLERVEQALLDLSNRPDDRTLVDEVFRGFHTLKGSGAMFGFDALASFTHHCETAFDKVRKGEVAATKELVSTVLAAQDHMRFLIEGGGSSDPAAGETLLERLARDVEGAVGGAVDAPKTAKWRIRFALPHNALANGCNPMALLAELRDLGDCRVEADTSEVPPLATLAPTCCCITWNVELWTDKPRSIIEDVFIFIIDDMELDIREVDAASLVESGAETPVAEPAVERQPVTTTAAADPPEVAKQATPTSSVDARQAAKASESVRVPAERLDELMDRVGELVIAQSRLSQIAAASPDLNLRAVSEDIERLSSELRDTMMVLRMVPVGTLFGRFRRLVHDLARDTGKVIDLTTDGEATEVDKTVIERLADPLVHLVRNAVDHGLETPEQRRAAGKPEAGQVRLAARQSGGEVIISITDDGRGVDRARVRERAESQGLITAGAQLGDPELLQLIFQPGFSTAQTVTNLSGRGVGMDVVKRTVDALRGSIDLSSRPGEGSDVSLRIPLTLAIIDGLLVRVGTGRYVIPLSAVEECLELTVEKDLRSHGRSFISLRESLVPFLRLRELFHTGTEPDRHQKVVVVSTGSERVGLVVDQIIGDHQTVIKSMSKLHEDVATFSGATILGDGSVALILDIPHLVAAGQNEEALLRKAG; encoded by the coding sequence ATGAGTGCAAACCTCGATCCAGTCGCGACCTTCCGTACCGAGGCGCGCGAGCTTCTCGAGCGCGTGGAGCAGGCGCTGCTCGATCTCTCCAATCGGCCTGACGACCGCACGCTGGTGGATGAAGTCTTTCGTGGGTTTCACACGCTCAAAGGGTCCGGCGCGATGTTCGGATTTGATGCGCTGGCATCATTCACCCACCATTGTGAGACGGCGTTTGACAAAGTCCGCAAGGGCGAGGTCGCTGCCACGAAGGAACTCGTATCGACAGTCCTGGCCGCGCAAGATCACATGCGCTTCTTGATCGAGGGCGGCGGCTCATCTGATCCCGCCGCCGGCGAGACGCTTCTCGAGCGTCTGGCGCGCGACGTCGAGGGAGCAGTCGGCGGTGCCGTCGACGCCCCAAAAACCGCGAAGTGGCGCATTCGCTTTGCGCTTCCGCACAATGCCTTGGCCAACGGCTGCAACCCGATGGCGCTGCTCGCCGAGCTGCGCGATCTCGGCGACTGCCGGGTCGAGGCTGACACCTCGGAAGTGCCGCCTTTAGCGACCCTCGCGCCCACGTGTTGCTGTATCACTTGGAACGTCGAACTCTGGACGGATAAGCCCCGGTCCATCATCGAAGACGTCTTCATTTTCATAATCGACGATATGGAGCTCGATATTCGGGAAGTCGACGCGGCGTCTCTTGTCGAATCCGGAGCAGAAACACCGGTTGCGGAGCCGGCCGTCGAACGACAGCCTGTCACCACGACAGCCGCCGCAGACCCCCCCGAAGTCGCCAAGCAGGCAACGCCCACCTCAAGCGTGGATGCCCGACAGGCCGCGAAAGCGAGTGAAAGTGTCCGCGTCCCGGCGGAACGCCTCGATGAGCTTATGGACCGCGTCGGCGAACTCGTCATCGCGCAATCGCGCCTTAGCCAGATCGCGGCGGCGAGCCCAGATCTCAATCTGCGTGCCGTTTCAGAGGATATCGAGCGGCTCTCGAGCGAATTGCGCGACACCATGATGGTGCTGCGGATGGTTCCGGTGGGCACCTTATTCGGCCGCTTCCGCCGGCTCGTTCACGACCTCGCTCGGGATACCGGCAAGGTCATCGACCTTACGACCGATGGAGAGGCAACCGAGGTCGATAAAACCGTTATCGAACGCCTTGCCGATCCGCTTGTGCATCTCGTGCGGAACGCCGTGGATCATGGTCTCGAAACGCCCGAACAACGTCGGGCAGCGGGAAAACCCGAAGCCGGTCAGGTCCGGCTCGCGGCACGACAGTCTGGAGGCGAGGTCATCATCTCGATCACCGACGACGGTCGCGGCGTCGATCGTGCTCGCGTCCGGGAACGAGCAGAATCTCAGGGCTTGATCACCGCAGGTGCCCAGCTCGGCGATCCGGAACTGCTACAGCTCATCTTCCAACCCGGCTTCTCTACGGCGCAGACCGTAACAAACCTGTCAGGCCGGGGTGTCGGTATGGACGTCGTAAAGCGCACCGTCGATGCTCTCAGGGGTTCGATCGATTTATCGAGCCGGCCCGGTGAGGGTTCGGACGTATCGCTGCGCATACCGTTGACGCTCGCGATCATCGACGGGCTGTTGGTGCGCGTCGGAACCGGTCGCTATGTCATCCCGCTTTCAGCGGTCGAAGAATGCCTTGAGCTGACGGTTGAAAAGGACCTTCGGTCACACGGTCGGAGTTTCATCTCGCTGCGAGAGTCTCTCGTGCCATTCCTGAGGCTGCGCGAGCTATTTCATACCGGCACGGAACCTGATCGCCACCAGAAAGTCGTCGTCGTCTCGACCGGTTCGGAACGCGTCGGTCTCGTCGTCGATCAAATCATCGGTGACCATCAGACCGTTATCAAATCCATGTCGAAGCTTCATGAGGACGTCGCCACGTTCTCAGGTGCAACCATTCTTGGAGATGGTTCAGTCGCGCTCATCCTGGATATACCCCACCTAGTTGCTGCGGGTCAGAACGAGGAGGCGCTTTTGCGCAAAGCCGGATGA
- a CDS encoding chemotaxis protein CheW, with product MQEDGQNLNTKSGMIEVLTFDLQGETFALGAGIVREIMDMAAETRVPGAPRFVGGVINFRGKVIPLANLRLAFGMEARAATIDSRIVVIELDLDGTPTLIGLQTDHVHEVTTLDLAASEPPPSVGMRWRSDYVTCLVKKGSDFIVLPNLQTIFSDRSNSVGGSLRAVA from the coding sequence ATGCAAGAAGACGGTCAAAACCTAAACACCAAATCTGGAATGATCGAGGTCCTTACCTTCGACCTCCAGGGTGAAACGTTCGCGCTCGGAGCCGGCATTGTCCGAGAGATCATGGACATGGCAGCGGAAACGCGAGTGCCAGGCGCTCCACGTTTCGTCGGCGGCGTGATCAATTTTCGCGGGAAGGTCATCCCGCTCGCCAATTTACGGCTTGCCTTCGGCATGGAGGCAAGAGCCGCAACTATCGATAGTCGCATCGTCGTGATCGAACTTGATCTTGACGGCACCCCCACGTTGATAGGTCTGCAAACCGATCATGTGCATGAGGTGACGACTCTTGATCTTGCTGCCAGCGAGCCGCCGCCGAGCGTCGGCATGCGCTGGCGATCGGACTATGTGACTTGTCTCGTCAAGAAGGGCAGCGACTTTATCGTTCTTCCCAATCTGCAAACCATCTTTTCCGATCGATCGAATTCGGTGGGAGGGTCACTCAGGGCCGTCGCCTAA
- a CDS encoding methyl-accepting chemotaxis protein, protein MRFTIKTKLAITFTVLTLLSCVMAGLSIMNLSSLNAAIGQMIEGPAKQIQLIGSLQNSLNQLARNEKNAVLTDDAALIAEFKKRADDAAAQVNTLMPAISAIASNDVKSLLGEFETLYREYRTINEEVLRLATINTSESDVQAGALSMGDGRKKMNAMFAVSDRISDAAVKDMNATNEATNEQYATARNVVIGAATVLLLISVTAAVWISLSVSRGLAKGVELAQAVAIGDLDQQISTSTNDEIKDLIDAMNRMTANLRVTASLADKISNGDLTVEPTPLSEKDTLGLALQRMVERLRGVVSDAIAASDNVSSGSQELSSTSEQISQGATEQAAAAEEASASMEQMAANIKQNADNAAQTEKIARQSSKDAEASGEAVTRAVNAMRTIAEKIGIVQEIARQTDLLALNAAVEAARAGEHGKGFAVVASEVRKLAERSQTAAAEISAVSGDTVKAAQEAGEMLTRLVPDIRKTAELVSEISAACREQDIGASQINEAIQQLDKVTQQNSGASEEMSATSEELAAQAEELQTSITFFRIDNSGGRPAPKASPAAARRPQPKKAEFKATQVAAKAAPAKARKATMQRGNVSELQSRVKGFALELNMGGPDDADAEFRETA, encoded by the coding sequence ATGCGATTTACGATCAAGACAAAACTCGCGATCACCTTCACGGTTCTGACGCTGTTATCCTGCGTCATGGCGGGATTGTCGATCATGAACCTGAGTTCACTCAACGCCGCTATAGGTCAGATGATCGAGGGTCCGGCAAAGCAGATCCAGTTGATCGGCAGCCTGCAGAACTCGCTCAATCAACTGGCACGCAACGAGAAGAACGCAGTTCTCACCGATGATGCCGCATTGATTGCGGAGTTCAAGAAAAGAGCTGATGACGCGGCGGCGCAGGTCAATACGCTGATGCCCGCGATCTCAGCCATAGCAAGCAATGACGTGAAGAGCCTGCTTGGCGAGTTCGAGACATTGTATCGCGAATACCGAACCATCAACGAAGAAGTCCTTCGCCTTGCTACAATCAATACGAGCGAATCGGACGTCCAGGCTGGTGCGCTGTCTATGGGTGATGGTCGGAAGAAGATGAACGCAATGTTCGCAGTGTCAGATCGGATCAGCGATGCTGCTGTGAAGGACATGAATGCGACGAATGAGGCGACGAATGAGCAATATGCTACTGCCCGCAATGTCGTAATTGGAGCCGCTACTGTACTGCTCTTGATCTCGGTTACTGCCGCCGTGTGGATCTCTCTCAGCGTCTCAAGAGGTTTGGCAAAGGGTGTCGAACTTGCCCAGGCAGTTGCCATCGGCGATCTCGATCAGCAGATCTCGACCAGCACCAATGATGAGATAAAAGATCTGATCGATGCCATGAACCGGATGACTGCGAACCTTCGCGTCACTGCCAGCCTCGCCGACAAGATTTCGAACGGTGACCTCACTGTCGAGCCGACCCCTTTGTCCGAGAAGGACACACTGGGACTTGCTCTGCAGCGCATGGTCGAGCGTTTGCGCGGTGTAGTTTCCGATGCCATCGCGGCATCCGACAATGTCTCGTCGGGCAGCCAAGAACTGTCGTCGACCTCCGAGCAGATCTCTCAGGGCGCAACCGAGCAGGCAGCTGCCGCTGAAGAAGCCTCTGCCTCGATGGAGCAGATGGCCGCCAACATCAAGCAGAACGCCGACAACGCAGCGCAGACGGAAAAGATTGCTCGCCAGTCGTCAAAAGACGCCGAAGCGAGCGGCGAAGCCGTCACCCGCGCTGTCAACGCCATGCGGACGATTGCCGAGAAGATCGGCATCGTTCAGGAGATCGCGCGCCAGACTGACCTTCTTGCCCTCAACGCTGCTGTTGAAGCGGCGCGCGCCGGCGAACACGGCAAGGGCTTCGCGGTGGTTGCTTCCGAAGTACGCAAGCTCGCCGAGCGTAGCCAGACCGCAGCCGCCGAAATCAGTGCGGTTTCTGGAGACACGGTCAAAGCAGCGCAGGAAGCTGGCGAGATGCTGACACGCCTCGTGCCGGACATTCGCAAGACGGCCGAACTCGTTTCCGAGATCAGCGCGGCGTGCCGCGAGCAGGATATCGGCGCCTCGCAGATCAACGAAGCAATTCAGCAGCTGGATAAGGTCACGCAGCAGAATTCTGGCGCTTCGGAAGAGATGTCGGCAACCTCTGAAGAATTGGCTGCACAGGCCGAGGAACTGCAGACGAGCATCACCTTCTTCCGCATCGACAACTCCGGCGGCCGCCCGGCACCCAAGGCTTCTCCGGCCGCTGCTCGCCGCCCGCAGCCCAAGAAAGCTGAGTTCAAAGCAACGCAGGTGGCGGCCAAGGCAGCCCCCGCCAAGGCTCGTAAAGCGACCATGCAGCGCGGAAACGTCTCGGAACTGCAATCGCGGGTCAAGGGCTTCGCGCTCGAGCTCAACATGGGCGGTCCCGACGACGCTGACGCCGAGTTCAGGGAGACGGCATAA
- a CDS encoding chemotaxis protein CheW, which translates to MANATHESQVVTFCLGEEVFAVPVTLVREILDYRPAFKIPNGPDYLLGLTDVRGQGVPTIDLRARLGLSKTVPTPHTRILVLDVALEDRTLSMGLVADRVFEVAAFSAEQIETAPDIGVRWNSDYIAGVVRRADGFVVLIDLPLLFSGTQSAMLMPSHVAVA; encoded by the coding sequence ATGGCAAACGCGACGCATGAATCTCAGGTTGTCACGTTCTGCCTCGGCGAAGAAGTCTTCGCGGTTCCCGTGACCCTGGTGCGTGAGATCTTGGACTACAGGCCTGCATTCAAGATTCCCAACGGTCCCGACTATCTCTTGGGACTGACGGACGTGAGGGGCCAGGGCGTGCCGACGATCGACCTGCGCGCCCGGCTCGGCCTCTCGAAAACGGTGCCAACGCCACATACGAGAATTCTCGTGCTCGATGTGGCGTTGGAGGATCGCACGTTATCTATGGGCCTGGTGGCTGACCGGGTCTTCGAGGTGGCGGCTTTTTCGGCCGAGCAAATCGAGACGGCGCCGGACATCGGAGTTCGCTGGAACTCCGACTACATCGCCGGAGTCGTGCGGCGCGCCGATGGCTTCGTCGTGCTGATCGATCTCCCGCTTCTCTTTTCGGGAACCCAATCGGCGATGCTGATGCCGTCCCATGTTGCCGTCGCCTAA